The Triplophysa dalaica isolate WHDGS20190420 chromosome 20, ASM1584641v1, whole genome shotgun sequence genome segment GCaagctgtctgtgtgtttatttcttctgtggaaaacaaattgaggcttttgAGGAAAGCTTTTTCAGGGTTCTTCACCATATAATGACCTTCAAAGGGGGCCTGTTAGTTAAGatccaaatttcagtttcatctcagCTTCAACAGGCTCTAGTTGATGAATAAGGGTGTTGTCTAGCAAAACCATTGGTCAATTTCCAAGACAACAAAAAAACGAAATACTTCTTAAACATAAATGCATGGCTTGCTCTGTCTCGCAGTGCCTCCATGTAGCACATCCATGACTTCACGTATGACGTTATTGTGTTGGAAAGGTCATGTGTGACTCCGATATCAAAAGAAACTGCTGTCGATAGTGTGTCTGATTTCTGCAGTATGTTAGTATGTCATGTGAAGCAGGCAGTGTAAAGCTGGTTCATGTGGTCCAGTTTGTTTGTAAATCTTAAAGGTGGAGTACCGTCAAGTGTTTGAAAGTCTGTACGTGACTCTTCTTTCTATAgtggatcacaaaagaagatcttttgagaaatgtctgtgtgGTTTCATGGAAGTCAAGGGGGTTCTGTGTTGTTCGAtggtcaacattcttcaaaatatcttcttttgtgttctgatgaataaagaaactcatacaggtttgacattacatgaaagtgaataaataatgaaatcattcttgttttttgacaagctGTCACTTGTTTCTGTGTGCAGTTCTCCTCTCAGCCACTAGAGGCGCCAGGATTACAGCCGTTCTACAATCTTGACAAGCTGCTCAGAGAGACTCCACTGTTGCCAGGCAACCACATCCCTTTACCCCGCCCACGACCTGCTCCGAGACCCGCCCACACCACCTTTCACCTACATCATCGACACAAACTCTGGGAGTCATGAACTTACGTGTGTGTTGTGAGGATTTAATGTGTTCTTTTACCCGAGTGTcatttaatatcaataaatatgAGACATTATTTCATTCATGCTCAAGAAAAGTTTTTGATGGCATCATTGAGAAGGACAGACACGCTTCATTATGGTGACGAATGTCACAAAGAAATGTCCAGGTATTATTTGAATCCAAAATCAGGTGGAAGaattcaacaaaagaaaacaagaccTATGGTAATCGTGCACCTTATTTAACACCGATGAGTCAAGAACATCATCATCAGTGTTGTGCAGTTAAACAACGACACTCTCACATGAAAGAGTGCATGTTTGGATCTGTTCACATTGAAATAAGAGTGAATGAGTTGATGTCTTATGAATCAGGATGGCTGTGTATTCCTGTAAACTGTGTGTGATTAAGTGAATTCGATTTGTTCCTCCGCTCTGTGAGAGGACTCTGATGTTCAGGGGTGGgcatcacagagagagagagagaccaccGTCCTCAAACACAGGTTTCTCTGCAGACACACTGAACTCATGATGATGAAAGTGAAGAAGACGCCGTAGCTGTTGTGAGTTCAGTACGAGTGTCATGGATGTGTTAGAAGGTTCTGGATCTGGTTGGTGTGTGAACTGTGGAAATGGATCCGAATGGGAAGAATGGGGAGATCAGTCGCTCTTCAGCGACACAGAGCTTGTGATCGTGACGACGCTGTGCGTTCCTCTTCTGCTGCTCGGCCTGCTGGGAAACGCACTGACCATTCTGGTCGTCTGGCTCCGCCCACAAATGAGAAGCACCACCTACCTGTACCTGAGCAGCATGGCCATCTCTGACGTGCTCATTTTACTGTTGATGCCTCTGGATCTGTATAAGGTAACGCTGTGTTAACACTGCATGATAGgtttatattgtttactttGAGCTATTGTGTTGTGtggcagtttgtttgttttttatgttccTTTAAAAGTCTCATAGTTTTGTTATATCTTTGTTCttgttttcaaatgatttttttcgaactttttttgtttattctttgaggcaaataattattttctttcgAATAATGTTTAGGCCAAAATTATATTTGACTTGATCAGGaatattttaaagcaacactttgtagtttgttcgacattaaaataatgtctctaaagTAATTTCAGTGGTAGAAGAACTCTTAACCGGACGAATTctacctgagcagcctcatagCGGCTACAAACACACTCTGTAAGTTGTGTGTTGGGGTCTGTAGACACAGCCCCGCCCGTCCCCTGCCTGCAGCAGAGTCCCACTTGGTTTCCAAACCACATTTCTGCATTCAGTTCCATCAGCTTAATAAAGAATTTCAAGTGTATCGCCCTGCCCACTAGTCACATACAactgcgcttatcaaccacatgggggagcTGTGAGCAAAACTTCTATAGTGTAGctttaatataactttttgcTTCGTCCCAATTCGCCTATTTATACTACGCACTAAAAGTATGCACTTTCTTTCAGTATCTTGATTTTAGTGTGTAGCAAAACTCTTCagaagtggccgttgttgcctagacaacattgtggccattaactgtcacacacatcaaaatacagttCTTCTTTccattaaagtatttatttattcattgtttcATAAGTAATGTTTCCTCTCTGCTTATATTTATGAATTAAGTGACGCATCAGTTATTCAGTGGAGTGTTACTAAACTCCGCCTActcgcggtgagttgtgggtaatataaGCTGTCAGAgtgtgcatcattctgcactcGAAATTCTACCAGAAGTAGTAAACCATCCGGGAATCTTTCGAATactcttttcaacatactacgattTGGGACAAACTAATTCTACTTTCCAATACTATTTAGCATGGATAGTATGCAGACTAAGACACAGCATTTCTGTCAGACTACATTTTACTTCCCGACCAATCATCACTTGGCATCAACTAGCGACTGTCTTCTGGAAACAGGAGTGAGAATAAAGTAGTGTGAACCCAGCGTAAAAATGCATCCGACATGTTTTGATGTGCATTCTTTTTGGTATTTCTCGTACAGCTGTGGCGGTATCGTCCATGGTTGCTAGGAGACGCCGTGTGCAAACTGTCGGTTTTTGTCGGAGAGTGCTGCACCTTCTCATCCATCCTGCACATGACGGCTCTGGGGGCGGAGCGATACCTGGCCGTCTGCTTCCCTCTCCGCGCACGCCTGCTCGTCACCAGGGGGCGTGTCCGCGTGCTGATCGCCGGCCTGTGGGGTGTGGCCATGCTTAGCGCAGGACCTGTTTTGGCTTTGGTGGGGGTGGAACGTTTCGAGGGCGGAGCCAGCGAATGCCGCTGCACACAGTACGCCCAGACGTCTGGCCTGCTTAAAGCCATGCTGTGGCTCTCCAACCTCTACTTCGTTTGTCCTCTCACGGTTCTGTCCCTCCTGTACGGCCTGATCGCTCGCCGCCTGCATCTGCGCGCTCACACGCACCGCGACAAAATGCACCGCCAGACTCTGCGCATGATGGGTGAGCACAAAGAATTATGGGTAATGTGTGTGAGATGAGTCACAAGCCATATCAGTCATTGCAAAATTTCTGTAAGATTTTCTCAAAGCTCCGGTTTATTAAATTGACACAAAATGATTCAATTGTTTTGTAGATTGACGTTTTTGCTAacagtctttctctctgttcgaCAGTGGTGATAGTGCTGGTGTTCGTCTTGTGTTGGCTGCCATTTCACGTGAGTCGGACGTTGTTTTCGGTGTCCCACTCCAGTGAGGAGTTGTATTACATCAGTCAGTATTTTAATCTGGTGTCTTTGGTGTTGTTTTACGTGAGCGCCGCCGTCAATCCCTTGCTGTATAACATCATGTCTGCGCGTTACCGTGCCAGTGTCCTCGCCGTGCTGCGGTTGACGGTGGGCTCCACGGACGAGCTGCGCCACAGGGCCCGCACCTCCCCGCTCACGGCCTCTCACTCCAGCACACACTTCTGATAACTGACATCCTGCTGAAACACAACTGAGGATGTAACAGAAGTGCAGCATGGCCGACAGGTCTCAGATCAGCTGTACAGGCAGAGTTCTAACAGTGTAGAAATGAAGTACACAGGCTGCTTGCATACTTGTGTAGTGTGGAGTATGCTTCTGTTCATCTGAGTCCTGCAGACAAACACATGCAGCACTACAGAGCCCTTCGCcatcactatatatatatatatagatatttattttgtgtgcgtgtgtgtatgtttaaattGTACTTGTATCGTAGTTTCATGGATGTTGAATAAAAGCTTGTCTGTGTGAGGATTCTGGTGTCTAGAGATGATCGTGTGaagtatatctgcatctacatGTCGGGTAAATGACTTCTGTTCATCTATCAACAGAATTGATTCTGCTGCCCTGATTTTTCTACTTACACTCAGCCTTTAAAGTATGTTCTGTTTTGAGACAGAATGAGACAAGTATGTAAGTACTGGAAAATATTAGCAGAAAAATCTTCGACAGATTGTATGCAAACTGGGGCACAGTTTAGACTTTATCGC includes the following:
- the LOC130409699 gene encoding growth hormone secretagogue receptor type 1-like, whose translation is MDVLEGSGSGWCVNCGNGSEWEEWGDQSLFSDTELVIVTTLCVPLLLLGLLGNALTILVVWLRPQMRSTTYLYLSSMAISDVLILLLMPLDLYKLWRYRPWLLGDAVCKLSVFVGECCTFSSILHMTALGAERYLAVCFPLRARLLVTRGRVRVLIAGLWGVAMLSAGPVLALVGVERFEGGASECRCTQYAQTSGLLKAMLWLSNLYFVCPLTVLSLLYGLIARRLHLRAHTHRDKMHRQTLRMMVVIVLVFVLCWLPFHVSRTLFSVSHSSEELYYISQYFNLVSLVLFYVSAAVNPLLYNIMSARYRASVLAVLRLTVGSTDELRHRARTSPLTASHSSTHF